A single Ziziphus jujuba cultivar Dongzao chromosome 11, ASM3175591v1 DNA region contains:
- the LOC107431575 gene encoding protein DMP2-like, which produces MAKCVANLHKSDCCKKTHQEKKRKKKKKTLSHVYSPSLQTKEKQEQITNNRCIKLFFLYQNNSKSVQQKALTGVGNLIKLLPTGIVFFFQFLNPVIINNGKCNTVNKYLDAILIGLCGFSCCFTPFTDSDGNTRYGIVTKNGLWPTSSSSSSMDLSSYKLRFRDFVPAFFAVIVFAGLSLLDTNTVRCFYPEFEDTEKVLLQVLPPVIGVVSGSVFMLFPNTRHGIGYPQSDSTSHEY; this is translated from the exons ATGGCAAAATGTGTTGCAAATTT GCATAAGAGCGATTGTTGCAAGAAAACacaccaagaaaagaaaagaaaaaagaaaaagaaaacactttCACATGTATATTCCCCTTCtctccaaacaaaagaaaaacaagaacaaattaCCAACAATCGGTGCATCAAGCTCTTCTTCCTCTACCAAAACAACTCAAAAAGTGTCCAACAAAAGGCCTTAACAGGGGTTGGAAACCTCATAAAACTCCTCCCAACAGGAATAGTCTTCTTTTTCCAATTCCTCAACCCTGTCATCATCAACAATGGCAAATGCAACACCGTTAACAAGTACCTCGACGCCATTCTCATCGGCCTCTGTGGCTTTTCTTGTTGCTTTACACCTTTCACTGATAGTGATGGAAATACCCGCTATGGGATTGTCACTAAAAATGGCCTTTGGCCAACTTCTAGTTCCTCAAGTTCCATGGATTTATCATCATATAAGCTAAGGTTTAGAGATTTCGTACCCGCTTTCTTCGCTGTGATTGTGTTCGCGGGTTTGTCTCTCCTTGATACAAATACTGTGAGGTGTTTCTATCCGGAATTTGAAGATACAGAGAAAgttcttcttcaagttttgcCTCCTGTTATTGGTGTGGTTTCGGGCTCTGTGTTTATGTTGTTTCCTAATACTCGCCATGGAATTGGATATCCTCAAAGTGATAGTACATCACATGAATACTAA
- the LOC107431638 gene encoding peptide chain release factor PrfB3, chloroplastic isoform X1, with product MASMAAKPAFVRKAAATSTTSFCSKWRGSKRKSHSLTQLLRYSTIRASHSMDDKNKVYKQLGLFSLKKKIEDAVLRAEMLAPTALELEEARRNKQEAIIRDYNLWDDPAKSNEILTKLGDSSKVVDSLKDLTYKVEEAKLITQLAEIDAINFGLFKQAYNASLDVSKVLDQYEMSKLLKGPYDMEGACVIIRAGSEGYSEIWASRLLSMYIKWAKKQGYKGRVVEKCHSPNGGIRSATIEFEFEFAYGFLSGEKGVHYMIRSSSNGSALQESSSASAGVDVIPLFLNHVSDQQIDDADLIIASPSVLEEEHSQAKPSVRIQHIPTGISVHSSGERSQFANKIKALNRLKAKLLVIAWEQGISTVNDIKRDAVGDIWQKDTRKYMSHPHRLVEDVKTGIQLPDPNSVLDGNLETLIGAHINTRQS from the exons ATGGCAAGCATGGCCGCGAAACCCGCTTTTGTAAGAAAAGCTGCTGCTACTTCTACGACCTCCTTCTGCTCAAAATGGAGAGGTTCCAAAAGAAAGAGCCACTCCCTCACTCAACTTCTTCGGTATTCTACTATTCGAGCTTCACATTCCATGGATGACAAGAACAAGGTCTACAAACAACTGG GactattttcattgaaaaagaaGATTGAAGATGCAGTTCTTCGTGCTGAGATGCTGGCCCCAACAGCACTTGAACTAGAAGAAGCAAGACGGAATAAACAGGAAGCAATTATACGTGACTATAACCTTTGGGATGATCCTGCTAAATCAAATGAGATTCTTACTAAGTTGGGTGATAGTTCTAAAGTGGTTGATTCCCTCAAAGATTTAACATATAAG GTTGAAGAAGCAAAGCTGATAACACAGTTAGCCGAGATAGATGCTATCAATTTTGGGCTTTTTAAGCAAGCATATAATGCATCTCTGGATGTGAGCAAGGTTTTGGATCAATATgagatgtccaagcttcttaaGGGGCCATACGACATGGAGGGAGCATGTGTAATTATTAGAGCTGGATCTGAAGGCTACTCTGAG ATTTGGGCAAGTCGGCTCTTAAGCATGTACATTAAATGGGCCAAGAAGCAGGGCTATAAGGGGAGGGTTGTTGAGAAGTGTCATTCCCCGAACGGCGGCATCAGGTCAGCAACTATTGAGTTTGAATTTGAGTTTGCTTATGGCTTTCTTTCTGGAGAGAAGGGTGTTCACTACATGATTAGAAGTTCTTCAAATGGATCTGCCTTGCAAGAG AGTAGCTCAGCCAGTGCAGGTGTGGATGTTATTCCCCTCTTCCTCAATCATGTTTCTGATCAACAAATCGACGATGCGGATCTAATTATTGCATCTCCCTCAGTGCTTGAAGAAGAGCATAGCCAAGCTAAACCTTCAGTTCGCATCCAGCATATTCCTACTGGCATAAGTGTCCATTCATCAG GTGAGAGGAGCCAGTTTGCAAATAAGATCAAAGCCCTTAATAGATTGAAGGCCAAGCTTCTAGTAATTGCATGGGAACAAGGAATATCCACTGTGAATGACATAAAGAGAGATGCCGTTGGTGATATTTGGCAAAAAGATACTCGGAAGTATATGTCTCACCCTCACAGGCTTGTCGAAGATGTGAAAACTGGCATCCAATTGCCTGATCCGAACTCTGTTTTGGATGGAAATCTTGAAACTCTTATTGGAGCTCATATTAATACAAGACAATCATGA
- the LOC107431638 gene encoding peptide chain release factor PrfB3, chloroplastic isoform X2, whose translation MLAPTALELEEARRNKQEAIIRDYNLWDDPAKSNEILTKLGDSSKVVDSLKDLTYKVEEAKLITQLAEIDAINFGLFKQAYNASLDVSKVLDQYEMSKLLKGPYDMEGACVIIRAGSEGYSEIWASRLLSMYIKWAKKQGYKGRVVEKCHSPNGGIRSATIEFEFEFAYGFLSGEKGVHYMIRSSSNGSALQESSSASAGVDVIPLFLNHVSDQQIDDADLIIASPSVLEEEHSQAKPSVRIQHIPTGISVHSSGERSQFANKIKALNRLKAKLLVIAWEQGISTVNDIKRDAVGDIWQKDTRKYMSHPHRLVEDVKTGIQLPDPNSVLDGNLETLIGAHINTRQS comes from the exons ATGCTGGCCCCAACAGCACTTGAACTAGAAGAAGCAAGACGGAATAAACAGGAAGCAATTATACGTGACTATAACCTTTGGGATGATCCTGCTAAATCAAATGAGATTCTTACTAAGTTGGGTGATAGTTCTAAAGTGGTTGATTCCCTCAAAGATTTAACATATAAG GTTGAAGAAGCAAAGCTGATAACACAGTTAGCCGAGATAGATGCTATCAATTTTGGGCTTTTTAAGCAAGCATATAATGCATCTCTGGATGTGAGCAAGGTTTTGGATCAATATgagatgtccaagcttcttaaGGGGCCATACGACATGGAGGGAGCATGTGTAATTATTAGAGCTGGATCTGAAGGCTACTCTGAG ATTTGGGCAAGTCGGCTCTTAAGCATGTACATTAAATGGGCCAAGAAGCAGGGCTATAAGGGGAGGGTTGTTGAGAAGTGTCATTCCCCGAACGGCGGCATCAGGTCAGCAACTATTGAGTTTGAATTTGAGTTTGCTTATGGCTTTCTTTCTGGAGAGAAGGGTGTTCACTACATGATTAGAAGTTCTTCAAATGGATCTGCCTTGCAAGAG AGTAGCTCAGCCAGTGCAGGTGTGGATGTTATTCCCCTCTTCCTCAATCATGTTTCTGATCAACAAATCGACGATGCGGATCTAATTATTGCATCTCCCTCAGTGCTTGAAGAAGAGCATAGCCAAGCTAAACCTTCAGTTCGCATCCAGCATATTCCTACTGGCATAAGTGTCCATTCATCAG GTGAGAGGAGCCAGTTTGCAAATAAGATCAAAGCCCTTAATAGATTGAAGGCCAAGCTTCTAGTAATTGCATGGGAACAAGGAATATCCACTGTGAATGACATAAAGAGAGATGCCGTTGGTGATATTTGGCAAAAAGATACTCGGAAGTATATGTCTCACCCTCACAGGCTTGTCGAAGATGTGAAAACTGGCATCCAATTGCCTGATCCGAACTCTGTTTTGGATGGAAATCTTGAAACTCTTATTGGAGCTCATATTAATACAAGACAATCATGA
- the LOC132799965 gene encoding uncharacterized protein LOC132799965: protein MAGSGESSQRNSGEDPNSKMLLSAVAKLDQKFDTLSNEIRQLCAAIHSGLTLKTGAAGSHLPEHSGDRSAATQMPQTPIPLAHPADPHLQDSPPPRIPRTQHRQFLDVQQRIPLSIDSDSEDEMETMAMNRAPQAGPHRYARDHQPSDYRIKVDIPNFDGSLNIEDFLDWVQTVESFFEYMSIPEDKQVRLVAYKFRGGASAWWEQVLSNRRKQGKGPIQSWSRLRRMLRARFLPVDFEQILYQQYHHCHQGNRSISEYTEEFYRLSARVNLNENEGQLVARYVAGLLTPIQERIELSPVWNLSEAVNLAFKIEKQIERHVTKTPAKWKPMSELYPPKIKSLSPAAPYQKTTPADNSMKNTSKPQNQPNRPSNPYARNFPLKCFKCGQQGHKSNECPLRKQINIVETQDDSGEEFATVGDETELVDEDQGEPVICIIQKLLFSPKHPMEPQRHSIFKTKCTINKKVCEVIINSGSSENIVSKSLVKALKLPTMSHPNPYKVGWIKKGIETKVTELCKIHFSIGKHYANEVVCDVVDMDACHILLGRPWQFDNSVTHDGRQNTHSFQWNGKKIVLLPSKPQNDPTLLPTSGVSPEQLSGKGPILLTTSGKHFELQAKHSQICFGIVASLQAPADSQFPQPILQLLQEFAEICPSELPDSLPPMRDIQHAIDLLPGAKLPNLPHYRMPPKEVQILQQMVEDLLKKNLIRESLSPCAVPALLVPKKNGEWRMCIDSHAINKITTKYRFPIPRLEDMLDKLSGAQVFSKLDLRSGYHQIRIRPGDEWKTAFKTPTGLYEWQVMPFGLCNAPSTFMRLMNQVLQPLIGICVVVYFDDILVYSHSTEAHIEHVQRVFVILKENHLYLNLKKCVFMTPELLFLGFIVGKHGIKADPSKVAAIRDWKTPSTVTEVRSFHGLATFYRRFVRNFSSIAGPLTDCLKKGKFQWGPAQQQSFETLKKHLTEAPVLALPDFDKIFEVETDASSTGIGAVLMQEQRAIEFFSEKLCPARQLWSAYEQELYAIVRAFKHWEHYLIQREFVLHCDHQALQHFSSQKHINKMHIRWSQFLQKFPYSFHHKAGKHNRVADALSRKVCLLNKLQIEVVGFDALQD from the coding sequence ATGGCTGGTTCCGGTGAAAGCTCTCAACGAAATTCTGGCGAAGACCCAAACTCGAAAATGCTCTTATCTGCAGTGGCTAAATTAGATCAGAAATTCGACACCCTTTCTAATGAGATTCGGCAACTCTGTGCTGCAATACATTCTGGTCTGACGTTGAAAACTGGAGCTGCTGGTTCTCATCTCCCAGAGCACTCCGGCGACCGATCTGCAGCAACACAGATGCCACAGACGCCCATTCCTTTGGCACACCCAGCAGATCCACACCTCCAAGATTCGCCTCCTCCTCGAATTCCCAGAACTCAACACCGACAATTTCTGGATGTTCAGCAACGTATTCCACTCTCAATCGACTCGGACTCGGAAGATGAGATGGAGACAATGGCTATGAATCGAGCCCCTCAAGCTGGTCCTCACAGGTATGCTCGAGACCACCAACCTTCAGACTACCGAATTAAAGTAGATATTCCAAATTTTGATGGGTCTCTGAATATTGAGGATTTTCTTGATTGGGTACAAACTGTTGAGTCTTTCTTTGAGTATATGTCCATACCGGAGGATAAACAGGTTCGTTTGGTAGCTTACAAATTCCGTGGGGGAGCCTCGGCATGGTGGGAACAGGTTTTGAGTAATAGACGAAAACAAGGAAAGGGTCCGATACAATCTTGGTCAAGGCTACGCAGAATGTTGCGAGCCAGATTTCTCCCCGTTGATTTTGAGCAGATCCTTTACCAGCAGTATCACCATTGCCACCAAGGTAACCGTTCTATTAGTGAGTATACTGAAGAATTTTATAGACTAAGTGCTCGGGTGAACTTGAATGAAAATGAAGGACAACTAGTTGCTAGATATGTGGCTGGGTTACTTACTCCAATTCAAGAAAGAATAGAGCTTAGTCCTGTGTGGAATCTGAGTGAAGCTGTCAATTTAGCTTTCAAGATTGAAAAGCAAATTGAGAGGCATGTAACTAAAACACCAGCTAAATGGAAACCCATGAGTGAACTGTACCCACCAAAAATTAAATCCCTATCACCAGCAGCCCCTTACCAAAAGACCACCCCTGCTGATAATTCCATGAAAAATACCAGCAAACCCCAAAACCAACCCAACCGGCCTTCAAATCCTTATGCCCGAAACTTTCCACTCAAGTGTTTCAAGTGTGGCCAGCAGGGGCACAAATCTAATGAATGTCCACTGCGAAAACAGATTAACATAGTGGAGACTCAAGACGATTCGGGAGAAGAGTTTGCCACCGTGGGGGATGAAACCGAGTTGGTGGATGAAGACCAAGGTGAACCAGTTATTTGCATCATCCAGAAGCTATTGTTCTCTCCTAAACACCCCATGGAGCCTCAACGccattcaattttcaaaaccaaatgTACTATCAACAAGAAGGTGTGTGAGGTGATTATAAACAGCGGGAGCAGCGAGAACATAGTGTCCAAGTCCTTGGTTAAAGCCTTGAAGCTCCCTACTATGAGTCACCCGAATCCTTACAAGGTGGGTTGGATTAAAAAGGGCATCGAAACCAAGGTCACTGAGCTGTGTAAAATTCATTTCAGTATAGGAAAACATTATGCCAATGAGGTTGTTTGTGATGTTGTGGACATGGATGCATGCCATATTCTTTTAGGCCGACCTTGGCAGTTCGACAACTCTGTAACGCATGATGGTCGACAAAACACACATTCGTTTCAATGGAATGGGAAGAAAATTGTCCTACTTCCTTCCAAGCCCCAAAATGACCCTACTTTGCTGCCCACATCTGGAGTATCACCAGAACAACTCTCGGGAAAGGGTCCTATACTTTTAACAACCTCGGGAAAACATTTTGAACTTCAAGCTAAACACTCACAGATCTGTTTCGGTATTGTAGCTTCACTTCAAGCTCCTGCAGATTCTCAATTTCCACAACCCATTCTCCAACTTCTTCAAGAGTTCGCTGAAATCTGTCCAAGTGAACTTCCGGATTCCCTACCACCCATGAGGGACATCCAACATGCTATTGACTTGCTACCCGGGGCCAAACTTCCTAATCTCCCTCACTACCGAATGCCACCAAAAGAAGTTCAAATCCTGCAGCAAATGGTTGAGGACTTGCTGAAGAAGAACCTTATCCGAGAAAGCCTAAGTCCTTGTGCAGTACCAGCTCTTCtagtccccaaaaaaaatggtGAATGGAGAATGTGTATTGACAGCCATGCTATCAATAAGATAACTACCAAATATCGGTTTCCCATTCCCCGGTTGGAAGACATGTTAGACAAATTAAGTGGGGCTCAAGTGTTCTCTAAGTTGGATCTTCGCAGCGGCTACCATCAAATTCGAATAAGACCTggagatgaatggaagaccgcCTTCAAGACTCCTACGGGTCTCTACGAGTGGCAGGTCATGCCCTTCGGGTTATGCAATGCACCGAGTACCTTTATGCGTTTGATGAACCAAGTTCTACAACCTCTCATTGGCATCTGTGTGGTGGTATATTTCGACGATATTCTTGTGTACAGCCACTCAACCGAAGCCCACATTGAGCATGTGCAGCGGGTATTTGTGATACTCAAGGAAAACCATCTGTATCTGAACCTCAAGAAATGTGTATTCATGACCCCAGAGCTTCTTTTCCTCGGGTTTATTGTGGGCAAGCATGGAATCAAGGCCGACCCTTCAAAGGTAGCTGCAATCCGTGATTGGAAAACACCCTCAACAGTCACTGAAGTTCGCAGCTTCCATGGACTCGCAACTTTCTATAGACGTTTTGTGCGCAACTTCAGTTCTATCGCAGGTCCACTAACAGACTGCCTCAAGAAAGGAAAGTTCCAATGGGGACCTGCTCAGCAGCAAAGCTTTGAAACTTTGAAAAAACATCTTACTGAGGCACCGGTATTGGCACTTCCAGATTTCGACAAAATCTTCGAAGTCGAAACGGACGCGTCTTCAACGGGCATAGGAGCTGTCCTTATGCAAGAACAGCGTGCTATTGAGTTTTTCAGTGAAAAGTTGTGCCCTGCCCGTCAATTGTGGTCGGCCTACGAACAAGAATTATATGCTATCGTGAGAGCTTTCAAGCATTGGGAACATTACCTGATCCAGCGGGAGTTTGTCCTTCATTGTGACCACCAAGCTTTGCAACATTTCAGTTCACAAAAGCACATCAACAAGATGCACATCCGATGGTCACAATTCCTTCAAAAATTTCCATACTCATTCCACCACAAAGCTGGGAAACACAACCGAGTGGCAGATGCTCTCAGTCGCAAGGTATGCCTCTTGAACAAGTTGCAAATCGAGGTTGTGGGATTCGACGCTCTCCAAGACTAA
- the LOC107431592 gene encoding folylpolyglutamate synthase isoform X2 has product MLIDTKTYLKGGIFEVSCFHKRNCHIFLERRWSSTSFPACLGIRDSTARGCGYIKMSSQVVEKMRSNVVVKEYSEDFPFASSYESAMEALSSLITRQKRGGRSSIGGKYGKLERMSMYLKMLDLEEHIEGLKIIHVAGTKGKGSTCTFCEAILRECGLRTGLFTSPHLVDVRERFRLDGLEITENKFLQYFWECWRKLEVDVAIIEVGLGGKNDSTNVINEPVVCGITSLGMDHTDVLGNTLGQIASHKAGIFKPKIPAFTVSQSLEAMDVIQEIACQLMVPLEVAQPVDHKKLKGLELSLAGDHQFVNAGLAVSLCKCWLQRTGNWEKLLKNDILEADLPDAFLRGLSTAYISGRAQIVHDTYPTSYSSSHVSGSSCGDLIFYLDGAHSPESMEVCGRWFSSASKGNKNSSESEEGIWGNGHLQHKRENMESSCKMSKQILLFNCMDVRDPQILLPRLVSTCASSGTHFSKALFVPSISAYNKVTSGASVIPLDNFNRDLSWQFHLQRLWERILHGRDVDTAFDNGSKMDHAKIIPHEFLYEDATH; this is encoded by the exons ATGCTCATAGATACAAAGACTTACCTTAAGGGTGGGATATTTGAGGTTTCATGCTTCCACAAGAGAAATTGTCATATTTTTCTTGAACGAAGATGGAGCTCAACTAGTTTTCCAGCTTGCCTAGGCATACGGGACTCCACTGCACGTG GCTGTGGATATATAAAGATGTCATCTCAAGTTGTTGAAAAAATGAGAAGCAATGTGGTGGTCAAAGAGTATTCAGAAGACTTTCCTTTTGCATCATCATATGAATCTGCCATGGAAGCACTTTCCTCTCTTATTACACGTCAGAAACGTGGAGGACGGTCGTCCATAGGTGGGAAATATGGAAAATTGGAAAGGATGTCAATGTATCTTAAG atgctAGATTTGGAGGAACATATTGAGGGACTGAAAATCATTCATGTGGCTGGAACAAAGGGGAAG GGTTCAACATGCACATTCTGCGAGGCTATTTTGCGGGAGTGTGGTCTTCGAACGGGACTCTTCACTTCCCCTCACCTAGTTGATGTGAGAGAAAGATTCCGTCTAGATGG GTTGGAAATAACTGAAAATAAATTTCTTCAGTATTTTTGGGAATGTTGGCGCAAGCTGGAG GTTGATGTTGCTATCATTGAAGTTGGCCTGGGGGGGAAGAATGATTCCACAAATGTT ATAAATGAACCTGTTGTCTGTGGCATTACTTCTCTGGGGATGGACCATACGGATGTACTGG GTAATACCCTTGGGCAGATAGCTTCACACAAGGCTGGGATTTTCAAG CCTAAAATTCCAGCATTCACAGTATCACAATCTTTGGAAGCAATGGATGTTATTCAGGAGATAGCCTGTCAGCTGATG gtTCCATTGGAGGTGGCACAACCAGTTGACCATAAAAAGCTAAAGGGATTAGAGCTTAGCTTGGCTGGTGATCATCAGTTTGTTAATGCTGGTCTTGCTGTTTCCCTTTGTAAATGTTGGCTTCAAAGAACGGGAAACTGGGAAAAGCTATTAAAAAAT GATATCCTGGAAGCTGACTTACCAGATGCCTTTCTTAGAGGTCTTTCAACTGCTTATATTTCTGGGAGAGCTCAGATTGTTCATGACACTTACCCAACATCCTACAGTTCATCCCATGTATCAGGAAGTTCTTGTGGAGATCTGATTTTCTACTTAGATGGAGCTCACAGTCCTGAAAGCATGGAGGTTTGTGGCAGATGGTTCTCTAGTGCTTCTAAGGGAAATAAGAATTCATCTGAAAGTGAGGAGGGAATTTGGGGGAATGGTCACCTTCAACACAAGAGGGAGAACATGGAGTCATCTTGCAAAATGTCAAAGCAG ATTCTGTTATTCAATTGCATGGATGTTAGAGACCCTCAAATTTTGCTCCCACGACTTGTGAGTACATGTGCCTCATCAG GGACTCATTTCTCAAAGGCCCTTTTTGTTCCAAGTATCTCTGCATATAACAAAGTTACTTCCGGTGCTTCAGTCATTCCTTTGGATAACTTTAACAGAGACTTGTCCTGGCAATTCCATCTGCAGAGACTTTGGGAGAGGATTCTTCATGGTAGAG ATGTAGACACTGCTTTTGACAATGGTTCGAAGATGGACCATGCTAAAATTATACCCCACGAATTCCTTTACGAGGATGCGACTCATTGA
- the LOC107431592 gene encoding folylpolyglutamate synthase isoform X1, translating into MLIDTKTYLKGGIFEVSCFHKRNCHIFLERRWSSTSFPACLGIRDSTARGCGYIKMSSQVVEKMRSNVVVKEYSEDFPFASSYESAMEALSSLITRQKRGGRSSIGGKYGKLERMSMYLKMLDLEEHIEGLKIIHVAGTKGKGSTCTFCEAILRECGLRTGLFTSPHLVDVRERFRLDGLEITENKFLQYFWECWRKLEDNITEDLPMPPLFQFLTVLAFKIFISEQVDVAIIEVGLGGKNDSTNVINEPVVCGITSLGMDHTDVLGNTLGQIASHKAGIFKPKIPAFTVSQSLEAMDVIQEIACQLMVPLEVAQPVDHKKLKGLELSLAGDHQFVNAGLAVSLCKCWLQRTGNWEKLLKNDILEADLPDAFLRGLSTAYISGRAQIVHDTYPTSYSSSHVSGSSCGDLIFYLDGAHSPESMEVCGRWFSSASKGNKNSSESEEGIWGNGHLQHKRENMESSCKMSKQILLFNCMDVRDPQILLPRLVSTCASSGTHFSKALFVPSISAYNKVTSGASVIPLDNFNRDLSWQFHLQRLWERILHGRDVDTAFDNGSKMDHAKIIPHEFLYEDATH; encoded by the exons ATGCTCATAGATACAAAGACTTACCTTAAGGGTGGGATATTTGAGGTTTCATGCTTCCACAAGAGAAATTGTCATATTTTTCTTGAACGAAGATGGAGCTCAACTAGTTTTCCAGCTTGCCTAGGCATACGGGACTCCACTGCACGTG GCTGTGGATATATAAAGATGTCATCTCAAGTTGTTGAAAAAATGAGAAGCAATGTGGTGGTCAAAGAGTATTCAGAAGACTTTCCTTTTGCATCATCATATGAATCTGCCATGGAAGCACTTTCCTCTCTTATTACACGTCAGAAACGTGGAGGACGGTCGTCCATAGGTGGGAAATATGGAAAATTGGAAAGGATGTCAATGTATCTTAAG atgctAGATTTGGAGGAACATATTGAGGGACTGAAAATCATTCATGTGGCTGGAACAAAGGGGAAG GGTTCAACATGCACATTCTGCGAGGCTATTTTGCGGGAGTGTGGTCTTCGAACGGGACTCTTCACTTCCCCTCACCTAGTTGATGTGAGAGAAAGATTCCGTCTAGATGG GTTGGAAATAACTGAAAATAAATTTCTTCAGTATTTTTGGGAATGTTGGCGCAAGCTGGAG GATAATATTACTGAGGATCTACCAATGCCTCCATTATTTCAGTTCCTCACAGTATTggctttcaaaatatttatttctgaACAA GTTGATGTTGCTATCATTGAAGTTGGCCTGGGGGGGAAGAATGATTCCACAAATGTT ATAAATGAACCTGTTGTCTGTGGCATTACTTCTCTGGGGATGGACCATACGGATGTACTGG GTAATACCCTTGGGCAGATAGCTTCACACAAGGCTGGGATTTTCAAG CCTAAAATTCCAGCATTCACAGTATCACAATCTTTGGAAGCAATGGATGTTATTCAGGAGATAGCCTGTCAGCTGATG gtTCCATTGGAGGTGGCACAACCAGTTGACCATAAAAAGCTAAAGGGATTAGAGCTTAGCTTGGCTGGTGATCATCAGTTTGTTAATGCTGGTCTTGCTGTTTCCCTTTGTAAATGTTGGCTTCAAAGAACGGGAAACTGGGAAAAGCTATTAAAAAAT GATATCCTGGAAGCTGACTTACCAGATGCCTTTCTTAGAGGTCTTTCAACTGCTTATATTTCTGGGAGAGCTCAGATTGTTCATGACACTTACCCAACATCCTACAGTTCATCCCATGTATCAGGAAGTTCTTGTGGAGATCTGATTTTCTACTTAGATGGAGCTCACAGTCCTGAAAGCATGGAGGTTTGTGGCAGATGGTTCTCTAGTGCTTCTAAGGGAAATAAGAATTCATCTGAAAGTGAGGAGGGAATTTGGGGGAATGGTCACCTTCAACACAAGAGGGAGAACATGGAGTCATCTTGCAAAATGTCAAAGCAG ATTCTGTTATTCAATTGCATGGATGTTAGAGACCCTCAAATTTTGCTCCCACGACTTGTGAGTACATGTGCCTCATCAG GGACTCATTTCTCAAAGGCCCTTTTTGTTCCAAGTATCTCTGCATATAACAAAGTTACTTCCGGTGCTTCAGTCATTCCTTTGGATAACTTTAACAGAGACTTGTCCTGGCAATTCCATCTGCAGAGACTTTGGGAGAGGATTCTTCATGGTAGAG ATGTAGACACTGCTTTTGACAATGGTTCGAAGATGGACCATGCTAAAATTATACCCCACGAATTCCTTTACGAGGATGCGACTCATTGA